From Plectropomus leopardus isolate mb chromosome 17, YSFRI_Pleo_2.0, whole genome shotgun sequence, a single genomic window includes:
- the anapc2 gene encoding anaphase-promoting complex subunit 2, protein MEEIGMESDSAEMSGSASQQGVADAWETVTAALVSPGCSVTEQNLSDSLALLCNQGLGQLLSGWLLESLQMRLSSTVVPEFWSGLKQPENELEERGRAWVLLTAFRTLLDRLEPFLGGLERLGTWQDEGRGSLCGPGPRGLQERAFTIIRALLLFSPSPVLQERVLEFYSRTFSVYMSQEGQTEDGAEAPDGDERGVCPGCGVPTQQCWCKEALEQLQELSHILSKLQLLEWVSSEAVTSILHKLIEQRMEQHCRGEYERSFLLEFQEWLELVLGWLSKVFASEADRDGVVPAPSAPSVPSVPSAPSVPSAPSVPSTPGGPSIHFGQTGSSSVLKQWRCHMHQFFCRIYVNMRIEELFSIIRDFPESKAAIEDLKFCLERTNQRQQLLTSLKSAFESRLLHPGVHTSDILTVYISAIKALRELDPSMVILQVACQPIRKYLRTREDTVRQIVAGLTGDAEGCTDLASELSRGDPVTLEMQDSDEEGNDPEDWTPDPTDAVPDKMGSKRRSSDIISLLVSIYGSKDIFIDEYRAVLADRLLHQLNYNTAREIRNVELLKLRFGESHMHYCEVMLKDMADSRRINSNIREEESRLSEEEQPPLSLSSIILSSEFWPPLKEEKLELPPLVCQAMEAYTHRYEKLKAMRTLSWKPHLGSVTLDLELEDRTLTNLTVSPIHAAIILHFQEKSSWMLEELSMKLGAPKELVHRKLALWQQHGVLREEAGGRYYVVETGSSKEKMERGVMLIDSDEERDSNTTTQSEQREEKLQLFWAYIQAMLTNLDSMTLDRIHSMLRMFVATGPVVTEMDVNELEAFLQRKVREHQLMVSAGVYRLPKSN, encoded by the exons AATCGGACTCAGCCGAGATGTCGGGATCCGCATCGCAACAAGGTGTTGCTGACGCTTGGGAAACTGTCACTGCAGCTTTG gtgtctCCCGGCTGCTCGGTGACGGAGCAGAACCTCTCGGACTCGTTGGCCCTGCTGTGTAATCAGGGTTTGGGCCAGCTGCTGAGCGGCTGGCTGCTGGAGTCTTTGCAGATGCGTCTGTCCTCGACTGTGGTTCCCGAGTTCTGGTCTGGACTCAAACAGCCGGAGAACGAGCTGGAGGAGAGAGGCAGGGCCTGGGTTCTCCTCACTGCTTTTCGGACTCTGTTAGACCGACTGGAACCTTTCCTGG GTGGTTTGGAGAGGCTGGGGACGTGGCAGGACGAAGGTCGTGGCAGTCTCTGTGGCCCGGGGCCCAGGGGCCTCCAGGAGCGTGCCTTCACCATCATCAGGGCCCTCCTTCTCTTCTCCCCCTCCCCCGTTCTCCAGGAGAGAGTGCTGGAGTTCTACAGCAGAACCTTCTCTGTGTACATGAGCCAGGAGGGCCAGACCGAGGACGGGGCCGAGGCTCCAGACGGCGACGAGCGAGGGGTCTGTCCGGGCTGCGGGGTCCCGACACAGCAGTGCTGGTGTAAGGAGGCCctggagcagctgcaggagcTCAGCCACATACT TTCCAAACTCCAGCTGCTGGAGTGGGTCAGCTCCGAGGCCGTCACCTCCATCCTCCACAAGCTCATCGAGCAGCGCATGGAGCAGCACTGCAGGGGCGAGTACGAACGCTCCTTCCTGCTGGAGTTCCAGGAG TGGCTGGAGCTGGTGCTCGGCTGGCTGAGCAAAGTGTTTGCGAGCGAGGCAGACAGAGACGGTGTGGTACCtgctcccagtgctcccagtgttcccagtgttcccagtgctcccagtgttcccagtgctcccagtgttcCCAGTACTCCAGGTGGTCCCAGCATTCATTTTGGGCAGACTGGCAGCAGTTCTGTCCTGAAGCAGTGGAGATGCCACATGCACCAGTTCTTCTGCAGGATCTACGTCAACATGAGGATCGAGGAGCTCTTCAGTATAATCAGAG ATTTCCCAGAATCAAAAGCTGCAATTGAAGATCTGAAGTTTTGTCTGGAAAGAACCAACCAGAGACAGCAGCTCCTCACTTCATTAAAGTCTGCTTTCGAGAGCCGTCTGCTGCACCCAG GAGTCCACACATCAGACATCCTCACGGTTTATATCTCGGCCATCAAGGCCCTCAGAGAGCTGGACCCATCCATGGTCATCCTGCAGGTCGCCTGCCAACCAATCCGAAAGTACCTCAG GACTCGGGAGGACACAGTGAGGCAGATCGTGGCGGGTCTGACCGGAGACGCTGAGGGCTGCACAGACTTGGCGTCCGAGCTGTCCAGAGGAGACCCGGTGACTCTGGAGATGCAGGACAGCGATGAAGAAGGCAACGACCCGGAGGACTGGACCCCAGACCCGACGGATGCCGTCCCTG ataagATGGGCTCAAAACGGCGTTCTTCAGACATCATCAGCCTGCTGGTCAGCATCTACGGCAGTAAAGACATCTTCATAGACGAGTACAGAGCCGTGCTGGCCGACAGACTGCTGCACCAGCTCAACTACAACACCGCCAG gGAAATTCGTAACGTGGAGCTGCTGAAGCTCAGGTTTGGGGAGTCTCACATGCATTACTGCGAGGTCATGCTGAAG GACATGGCCGACTCTCGAAGGATCAACAGCAACATCCGCGAGGAGGAATCGAGGCTGAGCGAGGAGGAGCAGCCACCACTGTCCCTGTCGTCCATCATCCTGTCCTCTGAGTTCTGGCCTCCGCTGAAGGAGGAGAAGCTGGAGCTCCCTCCACTCGTCTGCCAGGCCATGGAGGCCTACACACACCGCTATGAGAAACTGAAG GCCATGAGGACGCTGAGCTGGAAGCCTCACCTGGGCTCAGTCACTCTGGATCTGGAGCTGGAGGACCGCACCCTCACCAACCTCACTGTCTCCCCCATCCACGCTGCCATCATCCTGCACTTTCAGGAGAAAA GTTCTTGGATGCTGGAGGAGCTGAGCATGAAACTTGGCGCTCCAAAGGAGCTGGTGCACAGGAAGCTGGCTCTGTGGCAGCAACACGGCGTTCTGAGGGAGGAGGCGGGAGGCCGCTACTACGTGGTGGAGACAGGCTCGTCCAAAGAGAAGATGGAGAGAGGCGTGATGCTCATCGACAGCGACGAGGAGAGGGACTCCAACACCACCACCCAGTCTgaacagagggaggagaagctgcag TTGTTCTGGGCCTACATCCAGGCCATGTTGACCAACCTGGACAGTATGACGCTGGACCGCATCCACTCTATGCTCCGGATGTTTGTTGCCACGGGACCCGTCGTCACGGAGATGGATGTCAACGAACTGGAGGCCTTCCTGCAGAGGAAGGTCAGGGAACATCAGCTGATGGTCTCTGCAGGCGTCTACAGACTCCCCAAATCCAACTGA